CCTGATTCAACAATTCTATCTGAAGAAAGTATTATTCATTATACAATCGCAGATTCGATTTTAAATAAATTGCCGTTTAAAAATCAAAATAATTTAAATAGAATTTTTCCCGGAGTGGTTTCGTATTTTCAAGATTTCTATATCCGAGGTGGAGAGAGTTATGAAACAGGATTTTTTATTGATGGTGTAAAGTTTAATGATTTATTTTCCGGTGGAAATTCTTTTTTTCTTAATCCAAATGTATTTGAAAAAATTGATTACTATAATGGATTTATCCCAAATGATTTTGGAAATGTATCTTCCGGTTTATTTGATTATACTTTGAGAACCGGTGGTGATAAAATTAGTTTTGAAGCCGAACATTTGAGTGACAACATAACTTTTACAAATAATCCTTTTTCTGGTAAGAAAAGATTAGGAGCATATTATTACGGACATAATGAAACCAACATAAGTATAGGTGGTCCGTTATATTTTCCTAATGTAAGATTTTTTGCAAATGTTAATTATCTTTTTCAACGGGATAAAAATCCGCAAAGATATCCTGGCGCTGATAATCTGAAATTCGATAATAGTTTAGATCCAGGGCTTCTTCCCGATTCAATCTTTATTGATCTTCCTGCCGGAATTGTTTCATTCAATTCATTTGAGAATATTAATTTTCTTTCTACACTTTTATTTGATTTTGACAATATAAAAATAAAAGCATCTGGAATTTATTTTGATGAAAATAGTTTTACCGAAAGAAATCACATCTCAGATTATCTAAACTCCAGAATTGGGTTAGTGAATAACGATGGTAGAGTATTTAATATTAAATTTGATCATAACATAAATGACGAGTTATCATATTCTTTAAGCGGGAACTATTCCTATAAAGATGATATTACAACAGACCAATATTTAGGTGATCGTTACTGGTCCTATGGAGACAGTGTTGCAAACGCTAATGCCGGAATAATATGGCATAGAAGTGAAAATGATATTAACAATGGACGTATGGGCAGGTATACCTTGCCTTCCAATAAATTTATTTTAGGTAACTATTTTATTGTTGATGGTTATCCAGGAATTGATCATCAAAAATCTTTTCAGAAGTCAATTACTTTATCAGGATCTGTAAATTATAAATTGGAAAATCACAATATTAGAATTGGTGGCGACTATACTCAAAATACAATTGGGTTGTGGCAATTACTCGGACAGGCAAGACTTGCCCGTGATCTTTATAGCGCTAGTTTGGTTCCTCCATTCATCAACTTTACTGAAAATGAATTAAAAGAATTTGTACTTATTAGCAGAGGTGTTAATAATATAGGTTATGATCTAATAGGAACGAAAAATGATAGTGCTCCTATACCTGTAAACTATTCCTTTTATATTGAGGACCACTTTGACGCATTTAATAATTTTCAATTTTATATAGGATTGAGATATGATTATTACGATTATGATTTCCAAAAAATGATTGATCCAATTGCTCCGGAGAAAACGATAGTTTTTCAATCTGGAGAATTGATTAGTTCCGGTTTGATAGATATTGAATCGCAGTCTTTTGTTTCTCCCAAAGCAGCTATAAAGTTTCAGGCAATTAATAATTTGGCTTTCACAGCAAGTTATTCGCAAAATGTTCAAAGTCATCCATATTCAAATATTTATGAAGGAATTTATTCTTTAGGACAGAAACTAAGAGCTGGAAATCAGATATTTTCTAATGTACAAGATTTAAAACCAATTGTAAATCAATCCATTGAATTAGGTATAAACTATAACCCTGTTATTAATCTTAATTTGAAAATGGTTTACTTTAATAAAACTTCAAGAAATATGCTGCGACAAGAAATACAAAAAACAGTATCCGGTTCACCATATCAATCTTATAGATATTTAAGTAATAATGGAAGCATGGACGCTAATGGAATAGACTTTTTATTAGAATATTATTTTAGAGGAATTAAAATACGTTCAGTATTAAGTATTCAAAAAGCAACAGAATTGGCAAATTATTACTCATTTATTGCTGACGGCACCGATTTCATTGATTATAGCATTAATTCCCCAAGAATAAACCAAATTAATTTTAATACTCTCTTAGTTTATGATTTTTCATCCCTTAACAATATTTCAGATATTTTCAATGAATTAAATTTCTCTTTATTATTTAATTATAATGATGGTCATTCGTTTGTTAATATTATTTACGAGTATAATGGAATGCGTGATGGAGAACGATATATTGTACAAGATTATACTCCTTCAATTTTAAATTTTAATTTAAAGATTGAAAAAAGTTTTATTATTTCGAATGATTTGAATTTAGATGTTTATCTTTATGCGGTAAATTTATTTGACAATCAAAATATTTATAATGTTTTTTCTAACACAGGAAAACCGGATGATGATGGCTTTAGCACATTATACTATTCTCAAAATTATTCTGAAGAAAAATGGGCTCAAATCACCCAATTACATCAATTACTTGTTGATTATAATCCTGGTGGAGGACAACAGACATTTTACGGTCCACCTAGACAAATTGGCTTTGGAATAAAACTTAATTATTAAACTATAAGATTTAAATATGAAACTAGTAAAAAATGCAGCAGGAAGATTCGTTCCAACAGAAGTAAACGGAGAAACTCAAATTCCTTTTAAAGGAGTTAATAAATACAAGCCTACAGGAGTGAAAGCAAAACCTCCGATTCGAACCTGTATTGATTATCCATCTGATGGAAATAAAGTTGTTAAGGATTTAAAAACTGCATTAAAAAAAGCCGGACTAAAAGATGGAATGACTATTTCAACCCATCATCATTTAAGAAATGGTGATGCTGTAACAAATATGTTGTTCGATACAGTAAAAGAAATGGGAATTAAAAATATTCGATGGTTTCCTTCAGCAAGTTTTCCTGTTCATTCACACTTAATAAAATATTTAGAAGATGGAACAATTCATCACATTGAAGGAAGTATGAACGGACCTCTTGGCAAATTTACTACAGAAGGAAAAATGAAAGGTGTCGGTGTTCTCCGTTCTCACGGAGGAAGATATCAATCATTGCAGGATGGAGAAGTACACATTGATATTGCTGTTATACTTGCTCCAACAGCAGACCCTTTTGGAAATGCAACCGGTGATCGCGGTAAATCAGCTTGTGGATTAATTGGCTTTGCTCTTGGCGATTCTGAGTATGCTGATAAAGTAATAATTGTAACTGATAATCTTATTCCCTTCCCTTGTGTTCCTTGGCAGATTCAAGGGGGTAATGTAGATTTTGTTGTTGAAGTTGAATCACTCGGCGATCCTAAAAAAATTGTAAGCGGAACTACTGAAGTAACAAAATCTCCAGATCGTTTATTGATTGCTGAATATGTTGCGGATTTTATTGAAGCCGCCGGAATTATGAAAGATGGTTTTTCACTTCAGGCTGGTGCAGGCGGAACTAATCTTGCTTTTGTCCTTTTCCTAAAAGAAAAGATGAAAGCTGCCGGTGTTAAAGCAAGATTTATGCGCGGCGGAAGTACAAAATATTTAGTTGAGATTTTGGAAGAAGGATTGACTGATTACATTCTTGATGGTCAAACTTTTGATCTTGAAGGTGTAAGAAGTATGCGTGAAAATGTAAATCACGTGAACACATCTCCATTTACCAGTTACAATTTTCACGGAAAAGGAAACTTTGCATCAATTGTTGATACTGCGGTACTTGGAGCAACCGAAGTTGATGTTAAGTTTAATGCTAACGTAGTTACGCACTCAGATGGTTATTTGTTACACGGAATCGGCGGTTGGCAGAATTGTTTGTATTCAAAATGTACAATTCTCGCTATTCCCTCTTTTAGAGATCGCATTCCTGTTATTGTGGATAGTGTTACAACTTTATGCGGACCAGGAGAATTGATTGATGTTATCATAACAGAAAGAGGAATTGCGATTAATCCATTGCGAAAAGATTTACTAGAAGCTGTTAAGAATTCAGGACTGCCAATAAAAGACATTAAGCAAATTAAAAAAGAAGTTGATGAAATTTGTGGCGGTGCTCCATCTAAACCAAAACTAAATAAAGATAAAGTCGTGGCAATAATCAAATGGGTTGATGGAACTGTTTTGGATTCTGTTTTCAAAGTGGAGTCCACCTTATAGGTGGCCTTCACTTTATTTAAGTAGATTCTATGGAGCTTGAACCAAATAAATATTATCATCTATATAACCGTTCTAATAACCAAGAGTTACTTTTTAGAAGCAGAGATAATTACATTTATTTTCTATCGAAGTACAGAAAATATGTATCACCATTTGTTAATACACTTGCTTACTGTTTAATGCCGGATCACTTTCATTTTTCTGTTTATGTAAAATCCAATGATTTAATAATAATTAAGAAAAACATCGGCTTACTTTTAAGTTCTTACACTAAAGCTGTCAACAAGTCTTTCTCAAGAATTGGTAGTCTCTTCCAGCAACATACAAAAACAAAACTAATTGCGGATGATAAAAGCCTGCTTACTGTTATTTCATATATTCATCAAAATCCTAATAGGAAATACCTTGTTAACAATTTAGAAGATTGGGAATTTTCGAGTTATCAGGATTACGTCGGCTTACGAAATGGAACCTTAGTTGATAAAACTTTTATCCAAAACAAATTTACTTCTACTGAGTCTTTCAAATTATTTTCGTTAACAACAGTTGAAAAGAATAATTTTATTTATGAATTACATTAATCGCAACTTGGAGGCCACCTTCAGTTATTTGAGGTTATCTAATTATTATGAATAGCAGAATTTCTAATATTGCTAATTTAAAATCTAAGGTGGACTCCAAGTCCATAGGTATTGCATTTGGTGCTGGCGGTGCGCGTGGGATTGCTCATCTTTTGATGATTGAAGCACTTGATGAACTCGGAGTAAAACCTTCAATTATTGCTGGTTCAAGTATTGGTGCAGTTGTGGGTGCATTTTATGCTGCTGGATTTTCAGCAAAGGAGATGAAAGAAATTCTTAATCAACTTATCAATCCTAAAAGCGATTCTGTCTTTGATTTTCTCCTCAAATCAGATATAGTTAAGCTTTTTACAATGTTTGATCCGCAGTTCATAAGGTCTGGATTTATAAAAGGTGAGAAATTTCAGAACTATATGAAAAATCATTTAAAAGTTTCCAGGTTTGAGGAATTAAAAATTCCATTAAAGATAGTTGCTACTGATTATTGGAAAAAAGAAGCTGTGATTTTTGAAAAAGGTGATTTGATTCAGCCAATAAAAGCTAGTTATTCCTTGCCAGGATTATTTACCCCGGTTAAAATTAAAAACAGAATTTTAATTGACGGAGGTGCCGTTAATCCTCTTCCATTTGATTTGATAATGGATCATTGTGATATAACAATAGCTATTGACGTTACTGCATTTAAAGCACAGAATGAAAGTGAAATTCCTCCAACATTTGATTCTGTTTTTACAACTTATCAGACTATGCAGAATTCCATAATAAAAGAAAGATTAAAATTTCTACGACCTGATATTTATATTAGACCGGAAATATTTGATGTGAGAGTTTTTGATTTTGTAAAAGCTGCACTGATCTTTAAACAAGCTGACTCAGCCAAAGAGGAATTAAAACGACAGCTGGATAAATTGCTCGTGTAGTCGATCTTCAAGATGGCCTACACTTAAAACGTTCCATAGAATAGATTGCAGTTCTAATTGGAGGCCACCTTTAACTATGCAAATTCACTCTCCAATAATCATTTTCATCTTTTTAGATTTTTAACTAAACTTTAAGGTGGACTCCAAGTCATCCTGCCCTTAATGCATTAACAATATTTAATCTTGCTGCACGAACAGATGGTAAAAATCCCCCTAATACCCCCATAGCCACAGCAAAAATTAATGATGAAATAACAATTGATGGTGAAAGTGAAAATGAGAATGCAAGTTCAGAAAAGGAATTCCAGTTTAAAGTTGAAATCGTAAAAAACTGAAGAAAAGATGCTATAAAAAGCCCAATAATTCCACCAACGACGGAAGTTAATAATGCTTCAAATAGAAATGCTGCTAATATACTTCTCCGGCTAAAACCAAGAGATCTCATAGTACCTATTTCAACAGTTCTATTTGCTACAGCAGAATACATGGTAATCATTGCTCCTATAGTTGCTCCAAAACTAAAAATAATAGTAATAAATATTCCCAGAACTCTAATAAATCCAGCAAGGTACTCTGATTGTTCTTCAAAATATTTTTGTTCAATCTTTGGTTCAAAAGCAAGTAATCTCTTATCAGTTTCAAATGATCTTTTGAACTCTTCATAATTTGCCATATCATCTAACTTCAAAGTTAAAGTAGAAACACTTGCTCCACGATTAAATGCATTTAACAACTGTTGACCATCACCCCACATTTCAGATTCAAATCCACTGCCGTCAGCTTCAAACAAACCGACTATTTCCCACTCATCACCGGCAAATTTAACTTTGCTTCCGATTTGAGCACCTTTAAATTTATTATTAATTGACTTTCCAACAATTAATTCTCTTAGAGATGGATTAAATAATCTTCCTTCAACTAATTTTATTTGATCCCTTAGTTCATAAACAGTTTGAGATACTCCTCGAACGGTAACATTACTCATTCCACCGCCTTTAATCTCCAAATTGATAATAACAACAGGTTCAGCAGAAATCATTAACTTGCCATCACTATTTTTTGCGATATGAGGAAGAGAACGAATGATATTTTGAGTATCTCCATCCATTATACTACTAATTTCTCCTTGCGAAGATTTACGAAGTACTTTAATATTATCTGCAGATCCAGTAGATACAAGAGTTTTTTCAACTCCGTATGCCATCATTAAAGCGGCAGCAAAGACAAACACAACCATTGCAATGCCAGAAACCGTTATTACTGCAGTCAGTTTTCTTGCTTTAAAATTTCTAAAAGTATATTTAAATGGAATTTTCATAAAAAACCCTTATTGTATTATCCTACAAATCTAAAACCATCAACAATTTTTGTTTTAAGTGCTCGCTGAATTGGAAAAATTGATGCAAGTACACCGATTAATATTGCTGCACTCATTGCGAGAATAGTTGTAATTGGCTCTATAAAAAAGAACGGGAAAAAACCTTTCGGAATTGCCTGTTCAAATCCTGCAACAATTGGATATGTTAGTGCGACACCAATTCCGCCTCCTATTAAAGCTATCACCATTGATTCGCCTAATATTAAACCAACAATGTGGAATGCAGAGAATCCTAAAGTTTTTAAAACAGCATATTCACGAGTTCTTTCTCTTGCTGACATTATCATTGTATTTGCCAGCACCAGCATAATAATTCCGATTATCACGAATGACATAAAATTCATAGCAGTTATAATTGCGCCAGATGCAGAAACAAATCCTTGAGTGAATGCCTTTTCAGTTTCAGTTTTGGTCTCAGCTGCAGAGTTCTTAAAGATCGCATCAATCTGATCTGATATTTCCGCAGAATTATTCGGATCTTTTATTAAAACAATATACCATCCAACCTCACCAGCTCGAACAGGAGATTCAATTTTCATTCTTTCATCAACATAAGCCCAATGAAACAACATCTGTGTACCATCAGTATTTTTATTCTGTGGTTTATAAATACCACGCACAATAAATTCCCATCTTCCGGGAAAAATATCGCCCTCCAATACCATTTGATCACCGATTTTAATATTGTATTCTTTTGCAATACTTTCTCCGATCACGCAGGAACTTCTTTCTTTTTTAAAGTTTGCAAGTTCTTCATCCGAGATTAAAAACTCTTGCATAACATCAAAAATAGTTTCAGGATCAACAGCTAATCGAGCAAAGAAATTATTTCTATCTTTATAAATACCTCCAAACCAGTTTGCATAACTCACGGTTTTAACACCCTCTACTGCTTTAATTTTATCTCTATAGGCATAAGGTAAAGGGAATAGAAATGATACAGCCTGCCGAGTAATTAAGCGATTCGCTGAAGCGGCATCAACACTGGAATCCCAAACCGTAACAACGGTTCTGAGTAATCCAAATGCAACAACAGCTATTACAATTCCTAGGATTGTTAGAGACGTTCTAAGTTTGTGTCTAAGTGCATTTTTGAAAATGAGTTTTAATATTTTCATTTTATGCTCCTACCAGATCGCCTTTTTCAAGCTGCTTTATAATTCTTGCTCGTTCTGCTGCGTGTGGATCGTGAGTTACCATAATAATTGTTTTTTGAAATTCTTTATTAAGTCTTTCCATCAAAGTAAGAATTTCCTCAGCAGATGTCCTATCAAGATCACCCGTCGGTTCATCTGCAACAATTAAAACAGGATCTGTAACAATCGCTCTCGCTATAGCAACTCTTTGTTCCTGTCCTCCTGAAAGTTGTTTTGGAGAGTGGTGCATTCTATCACCAAGTCCTACAAGAGTTAATGCTGTTTCCACCTGTTTTTTTCTTTGCCCTTTTGAAAGGTTTGTGAGTAATAAGGGTAACTCAACATTTTCAAATGCGGTTAGAACCGGAATTAAATTATAAAATTGGAAAATAAATCCAACATTGTTTGCACGCCATTTTGCAAGTGCTGACTCACCTAATGTCGAAATATTAGTTCCATCAATAATAATATTCCCGTTACTAGGTTTATCAATTCCAGCTATAAGATTTAACAAAGTTGTTTTACCTGAACCTGATGGTCCCATCAGTGCAAGAAATTCTCCTTGTTCAACAGTTATAGAAATATTATTTAACACCGGTATTTCAATACTATTTCTCCAGTAGGATTTAGAAACATTTTGAACGTTAATCAATGTTGCCATTTATTCTCCAAGTTAATTCTAATTTTATTGTCATTTCGAATCCCGAAGGGATGAAGCAATCTATTAAATAGAAAATTATCTCTGTTCGATAATTTATATTTTATTACTCAGTGATTTTTACTTCCGCGCCATTCTTAATTTTATCGTCGAGTTTGTCGATAACTTTTTGCCCGGATATCAAACCTGAAATAACCTCCACATAAGAACCTAGAGTTTGTCCGGTGATAATTTCATTTTTAACTGCTTTATTATCTAGGATAGTAAATACATACTTCTTTTCCCCATCGATTCTTACCGAAGATGATGGAATAACCAGAATTGGTTTCTGGTTTGTGATCGATGTATCAACAGGTTCTGTAAAAAATGAAACCTTTGCACTCATCTCAGGAAGTACTCTTAAATCATAATTCTTAAATCCAACTTTAACAAGAACAGTTGCTTTAGATCTATCAGCAGTTGGAACAATCTTAAAAACATAAGCAGAGTAACTTTTTTCTGGATAAGCATCTAAAATTATTTCACAATCCTGATTAACCTTTATCTTTTCAATGTTTGATTCAGAAACGTCCGCTTCAACAAGCAAAGATTTCATATCTGCAATTGTAACAACAGCGGTTTTTGATGTTGTGCTTCCGCCAAAAGGAGCAACAATTTCTCCAATTTCCGCATTTTTTGTAAGAACAGTTCCATCAAAGGGCGCTCGGATGAGTGTATTTTCTATTGCAACTTCAAATTGTTTGATTCTTGCATTGGCAATATCAATCGATGCAAGTAATCTATCATATCCAGCTTTCGCCTGATCAAAGGTCTGTTGAGAACTTAACCCTTTTTGATATAATTCTTTTTCTCGGTTAAAAGTGTTTTCCGCACTCACCAAGTCAGCAATATATAATTGAAGATTAGCTTTTGCTTCCTCAAGCTGGGGAAGAATATCTGTATTTTCTAATTTCCCGATAATTTGATTTTTAACTACTTTATCGCCTTCAACAACTCCCAGAAAAATTAATCTGCCTGTGCCTTTAGATGCTATTGCAGCCTTTCGTTGAGCAACAACATATCCACTTGCTTGAAGTGAAGCAGTAGTTTGTCCAGGTTTTTGAAGCACTGCAGTAGTAAGTTTTACTTCTACTGAGTTACCAAGTACAGAAGTAATAATAAAGTATCCAATAACAAATAAAACAATTACTCCAATTAGAATAAGAATATTTTTTTTACTCGAGTTTACTTCTGGTTTATTAGATCTATCAATTCTTAAAGAAGATAAGTCAGCGTTTTTAGTTTCCATTGAAATAGTATTATTAATGAATATGTAAAAATATGTAAACCGAAAAAGGAGCCCAAAAGTTCAGTGATAAGTGGCACATATAAAGGTTGAGCGAAATATAAAAAAAGGGAATTAAATAATTCTCTTTTTCGTTTAATTAATGATTAATTTTTATCCTCAATTTCCAACTCTAACCATGCTTCAAGTCGTTTATAAATTAATTCTTTATCAGATTTGGAAAAATTTTTAATTCTTGATCTGTGTGTTCCACTTGGCAAAACCATTTTCAAAGAATTTGTTTTACCAGACAAACAAACACCTGGGGCAGTCCAGGGATCATTACCGCCATAAATAAAAATACAATTTTTGGCTTCATTCATCGCCCACTGATCAATATCCTTTAATAACCTTGGGTCGTAGGTTGGATTAGAATTTTGGGGAATGAAAAATTCAGTCTTTCCATCAGCATATTTCAGAAAGTCTTTAAATTGTTTAATTTCATAAGCATAATAACCAAACTCAGTATAACACTGATAAAAAAAGGGATAGCTATCAATTATATCACCATCGCTAAAATAAGAAACACCGCCATTCGCTAGTAAATGATCCCAAATTTCTTCAATTGAAGAAGTTGGATCAGGAATTTCAGAACAATTATTTCTTCCCCATTGCCAAAATGCAAAAGAGTATTCTAATACAGCATATTCAAATGCCTTTTCAGATCCAACAATATTATAAGTTAGTTTTTTATCTTCACCATTTTTAATAAATACCGGATACAATTCATCGCGTTTTTCAAAACAAAGTTTTTGAAAATTGTAAATATTTTCTCGGCATTCCGGAGTTGATACAGTTTTTATCCATTCATACACACGCTGATCTTCCGTTGAAGTATTTAATGGTGCTACATATGGAACTGAAACATCTGCGTCATCCGGGTAAAAATATCTGTGGAAGATAGCACAAGAACCGCCTTTACTAATACCTGTAGTTATCCACTTCCCTGGGTAATATTCTTTAAATAATTCAATAATTCTGTGATGATCATCAGCGGCCTGTTTAATCGTTAAATATTTCCAATCAAAAGGGGAAGGAACAGATTCACCAAAATATCTATGCTCAACCATAATTTGGTTACAATTTAATATTCTACTTAGCTCAGTTGTGCGATTATTGACTGCATATCCATCGAGTTCAATTACCATAGGTCTTTCTTTATTAACGTGTGATAAAAAAAGCTGTTCTTTTAATTTGGGTCCATTTGGGTTATTATGATCTATGGGTTGAGTAATAAATATTTCATAAGCTTCAGTAAAAATATTATCAGCTTTGATTGGAGTTACTTCAATATCGGGTAAAGATTTTAGCCATAAATAAAGATCAGTTTCCTGTGTGTTGTCTAATTGTGAAATTGAGTTTGTCGTTGAAATAAAAAATAACAGCAATATGGCTAATAATTTTTGTTTCATATATGTTTCCATAATTTAATAACGTTTTAAAAGTTTGAATGTTCGGTTCGATGAATAATTTCTTCCTGTAAATCTATTCCAAGATTCACAAAATAATCACTGTAACCAGCAACCCGTACAATAAGATCACGATAATTTTCCGGTTCTTTCTGGGCTTTTCGGAGTATATCAGCGTTTACAACATTGAATTGAATGTGATGACCATCCATTTTAAAATATGAACGAATTAAATGTAAGACACTTTCTATTCCTGTTTCGTCTTCTAAAATCTGAGGTGTGAATTTTTGATTCAGTAATGTACCTCCGGTTCTTAAGTGATCGATCTTTGCA
The window above is part of the Ignavibacteriales bacterium genome. Proteins encoded here:
- a CDS encoding peptidase — translated: MKQKLLAILLLFFISTTNSISQLDNTQETDLYLWLKSLPDIEVTPIKADNIFTEAYEIFITQPIDHNNPNGPKLKEQLFLSHVNKERPMVIELDGYAVNNRTTELSRILNCNQIMVEHRYFGESVPSPFDWKYLTIKQAADDHHRIIELFKEYYPGKWITTGISKGGSCAIFHRYFYPDDADVSVPYVAPLNTSTEDQRVYEWIKTVSTPECRENIYNFQKLCFEKRDELYPVFIKNGEDKKLTYNIVGSEKAFEYAVLEYSFAFWQWGRNNCSEIPDPTSSIEEIWDHLLANGGVSYFSDGDIIDSYPFFYQCYTEFGYYAYEIKQFKDFLKYADGKTEFFIPQNSNPTYDPRLLKDIDQWAMNEAKNCIFIYGGNDPWTAPGVCLSGKTNSLKMVLPSGTHRSRIKNFSKSDKELIYKRLEAWLELEIEDKN